The Ptychodera flava strain L36383 chromosome 16, AS_Pfla_20210202, whole genome shotgun sequence region CACATTGCAAGCCATTTGTTAAACGGGTTTTCTCTCGCCAGGGATAACACTTTCAGctgatttgtttttctttgtgtgAGTGTTTTGCATCAGTTAATGCGCTTATTCTTGCTATTTAACGCAGCAACAATATGTGAAAGACCCACTAACAACTTTGCGATGAACAGATTATTTGTATCACAGGTCAGACGCTAAGACAAAGGAACGGGGAGCGAGAACTGGGACAGAAAGCCGTCGattgcgagagagagagagagagagaggagagagagagagagagagagagagcactaGAGAGAGAATGAAACAGGTTAAAACAACACACTAAGGACAGTCTAGACTAACTTTTAAGGGACGAGTACGAACTTTGCGAGGTCAGACAGGatcataaaaaacacaaaactctAAAATGTTCACCCTGTagtattttgagaaaatgacaTTACACAGCAAAACCAAACCAAGAATGTTTTATTAACCCGACACAAGGGGCCACTGCTGTGTAcaaacgcttgaaaattcacacaaacaaaacgcAAATATTATCGCCGAGGACAGGAGAGATGCACATCACATGGGGCACAGTTGGACAGCAGACTAAACTTGAACAGCTGTCCAACTATTCCGTACCAAAATATTGACATCAGTTTATGGAGCAGAGACCACGCGTCGATGTGTTCGATGACGTCGATACCCTGGTTGTAGGTCTACAATTCAACATATGATGACAAGAGCCACCTGGGTGATTTATTCTGATGATTTGAATACATGCAAGACACAAAGATTAGAATCCATTTTGAAATCACACCAATTCAAATGAACATTTCACACGAAATGCGTCACACACAATTGACGTCAAACTAAATCTTCATACTTCACACAACATGTGACTTCCGGAATGGAAGATCCATAGCGaatgaaattaagcaaatattagtaaattatttttgtgCTCGAATAGCGGTGGTGTTTCTTCGATACGTAACCAATTCATATTGGCGTACCGTGATGGCGTACTTTTTCATCCTGTGACGTAAACTTTTCAAAGCAGCtgcatgttttaaatttatttacgGGGTCAAATGAAAACACTGAACATTCTCACAGAATCTGATATATTGCTGTCACACTACACCCGTTAATGTTAACATTTGTGAAAAGACCAAACCTTTTTACAATTGGcagaaacacaaaaacaaactcAATTTTCCGAAAGTGTTGACGCAGATTTTGAAATAGCGAAAGTTATTTGGCAGCATCTGTTAGATATAGATGTGGCTCTCACTTTGTCAGAGCATTGAAAGTTGTGACATGTATAATTTTTGCTAGTGTCACCAGTCTGACTTTACTGTGCGAAGACTTTCACACATCCAGTATACTCTTCAACCACGATAACTTTTCCGAACGGTTCATCATCGCTGACACAGACACCAAGAGGGTGTTTCACatcatcttcttcgttatccACACGACCGACAAAGTTCCCTATCTTGTCGTACTTCATGACACAGTTACCCGTGTTATTGCTAACATACACGTGACCGTGTCTATCGACAGCGATGCCGGTGTGAAAATCTTGCGTACCCGGTTTTCGTTTGACGAAACTGAAGGTGTACAAGAACTCGCCGACTTCTGTGAAGACACTAACACGGTTGTTATTACTGTCGGACACGTAAACATTACCCGTGTTGCTGTCGACTGCAACGCACCAAGGATGGTTCAGCTGGCCGTCTCCGCCACCGACGTTTCCGAAGGAACTGACGAACCGCCCGTCGAGACGGAAAACTTTCACGCGATGAGAAGAATGGTCGACGACGTACACTTTCCCTTTGGTCGGATTCACTGCGATGCCCCTGGGATCCGTCAGATGTCCCTTGCCGAAACATCTTATCGACTTCCAGTCTTCATCACAGACCAGAATCTGCTTGTTGCCCCCATCAGTGATGTAGCAGTGGCCGTCTTTATGAGAAACAGCTGCAAAGAGTGGTATGCACTGCCTTGCAAACCCAGACACTTGAACAACTCTCCGCTGGTTTCCTTGCAAAGTAAACACTTGCAATCGCTGGTGCCTAGGCTCGCAAACCAAAATATCACGTCCTCTGCTCAGGGCCACACCACGTCTTAGCCATCCTAGCTGTCCCACGCCGGTTTCCGTTTGTCCAAATTTACACAGCAATCCCTTGCGAGGGATTACCTTGATGTTAACCGGGGACACGTGAATGGGTTTTGAATGTACTCTGACAGAGAGTGTATGTTCCCCCTCGGTGTCTCCATGGCAACTCAGAATAAAGAGATCATCTTCGATTCTGGTCACGTTCACGGACTGAACGTCCCGTGTCGGTGATGTCATTTCGGCAGTTATCACCTGCCCGCAGTACGTCTCTTCActttggttttgttgttgtttggttAGCGTCACGCAGAATTCTTCCCCGATTCGCGTATATTCAGGTACATGCCGAAGTTCGAAACTGTGTCCAGGTTGCACTTTGATCGGCTTGAAGTTGTGTAAATTAACTTCTGGCACGCCAAGTTTTATGGCAGACACCTTTCCTCTCTCCTTGGGCTGTCTTGCACTGACAGACTGAATTTCTTGTGCAGCCCATCGTGAATTATGTTTTGTTCTTGCGAGCAAGGCCGTGTGTACTGAATTTTCCGATGTTGAGATCGGTGTCGTTAGATTTGGCGTTCCTGTTGACATTTTTGTTATACTTTGGGTTGTGACGCCAGAAGAAGTTTTTATAGCACTTTGTTCCGTTGCTGTCAGCGATGCTGTTCTAGATTCTGTCTTCATATCAGTGAGTTCAGGGATATTAACATTCCCGTGGACGGTGTTCGCGCTTACTCTCGTCCTTGACGTACTTTTTGTAGGTTTCCTTGGAGCAGCGTGAGAATTTGCAATTCTGGCAGAGTCAGTTGCAGACATGCCAATAGGTATAGTTAATGACGTCACATTCTCAGGTCCGGAATACGACACTGCCTGAGGAGCAACGGCAAGTGCGGCTTTCGGTGTAACATACTCCGTCAAGGGCACCACTGTCTCCGAAGGCTTTGACGTTACGTGTAACTCGGCAAATGTCGGAGATAATGGCAATATGACATGTTCGGGTCTAGCGTGCATCACCGAGACAGAGCACACCTCTATCGCAGCTTTGGGTGGAGCCCTCTCAATCTTTGAGATTCTTGCCTTTTCAGGTTTTGGCGCCGGGTACGGTTCTGCTTGTGTCACAGTGACTGTTGACGTCGACTGAGTGGCATACGTCAGGGTTGTGCCACTGGGTGACGAATATGACGTTGACACGGCACGGTTCGCTGCATCAGAGGCCGTCACCGTACCAGAATTGACAACGATGGCGAGTTCTGTCCGTATTTTATTGGAAACTGTCCCTGTTCCAGCCGAAGGCGCCAAAGATTCTGCCACGTTCAGCTTCGCAGGTACAGACTTCGCATCAGTCAATAGCGTGCTTTTCGATAAAGGACAATCCACTGCAGTTGTTGCATTTGTAGATAGGCCAAGAGTTTTAGATTCCTTACCTCGTACTTTTCGTCGTCGATGACTTCGACCATTTGATTGAAGTGTTACTGCTGTGGTAACTGGTGCGATAGTCTGTGTTCGTGTAACTTCAGAATGGCGAGACCGGGCGACCGAAAACCCATCTTCGGCAGTTTGTATCACTCCTAACTGCTCGGCTTTGCAGAAGTCATCGTAGACTTCGAATTGCATGTAATCACTTACGATTGGCTCGGATTTTGTTTCGGTTTCTAAGAGTCGTTTTATCTGAACTGTTACATCCTTCCGGGCTGACATCACCTGTTTCATATCCTCACACTTTATCAGGGTTTCGGCTTTCACCCTCGCCTCGGCCAGATCGCTCTGCGCATTTTCAAGCTCTTTGACTTTCGCTTGTAGGCTGATTCTCCTGCGCTCGTATTCTCTTCTTAACTCTTCGAAAAGGTGTCCGCTGTTTTCTTCTATTTTCCGAGTGATCCCTTCAATCGTACTTTTCTTATGGGCCTCCATTTTCATGCCTTCCCTGTGGTAGCAGTAGACCAACGACTTTGACCACTCTTGAATATTGTGCTTCCGTTGGTTgacttctttttcctttgattttaTTTCGTCGACCATTGCCGCCAAATCTTTCGCAAAGTCGTTGGCAGCATTTTTCAGGCTTGTGCATTTGTGCTCTGGGTGTTTGTGATCTCTCGTTGTACATTCGAGGCAGACACACACGTCACAACTGGTACAGAAAAGTGATAATTCATTTTTCGAGTGAATTGTGCAGTGGGCAGGGGGTTGGACCGAATACGAGTGGCTACCATTGTCGAGATTGTTCTCGGCGTCCACTAAAATGTGCGATCGACTGGCAGAAATATTCCTATGCACGCACGAGCAGGCATAGCAAAGCCGTAATGTACAGTCAATACATTTGTTACTTGGGTTAGCATCCTTACACACGGCGCATCTGGGAATATCCCCGGTAGCGAAGTTTCCCGTGGCAGGGAGCCTTTCTGATTCGCGGACGGACTTCAGTACCGGCTTGTTGGCCGCTCCCTTATACGTCTGTGTTCTCTCAGCCTTCTCGTGCGAGCGACGACACATCGGGCAGTACAGTTTCCCGTCCTTGTCAACCACTGTGTCCATACATTGTCCGCAGAAACTATGAAGACATGGCAAAATATTCGCATCCCGATACCAGTCGAAACAAATCCCGCACTCCAGAAAGTTGTCCTCGATCCCGTCGAAGAAGTGGAAGCCTGCCGCCGCCATGATGGAATGCCTCATAAAAGACACTGTACTATTGTACTCTGACGATAGTGCCCCCTGGCATTGTTGGAATTTTTCACTTGTTAACCGTTTCAGCACTTTCGCTATggtttgctgttttttgttgtcaGAGATTAGATTAAactatatatatgtaaatgtcaTTGAGACAACTGTCTCAGAGATTTGTAAAAACTCGTAATTCTTAAACTAAAACAAATGGCACTAAGCTAACCCATGCATGGGTCAGACATTTAGACGATTGGAGGAGTGGTCTACTAGTGGTGCCAGACTCGCGTCGTGATCGATAAATTTATTAAGTACAAGGAGAGTAAGTTGACCTTTAATGCCCTGTCTGGCGATTGTCCAGTTTGAACTCTGATATTCGGGTCAATGGCGGGGCGTTGTTGACCCGGGATGACCAGGTCAGCGCAGGTGTGACGTAAAGAATTCTAACATTTTAGCGTGCGGACTTGATCGCTTGGTTTTTCACGTGATTCTATGCCATATGTTCATAAATTCAACGTAATTTTCAAGATTGCAACTCGGTCTATTTTCATACAATGTTCGCAATACGCAGAACATTCATTGAATTTGTAGCGGGTTGTATTCGGCATGTAGTTTCGTCTGAAATAGTTTAGTGTATCTACTCATTGTTTATCACGTACAATTTTACCATTCTTCCTCACCCTCGTAGTAGGCCCTAGGATTCCCGTATTggttgaataaggaactgctaAAGACAGAAGTTCACATAGAATGAAACTACTGCGTATCCTGAATCTGATACATCAGTCCAACAGACTAAAACCCGCACAAAAACTTTACACCAACCCATGGTTTAAAATGGAAGAACATCAGAATCACAAGCACTCGCTGAACGGAAGGGAAACTTAGAAATATTAAATGTGGACGAGTTCCTGTTTTCGCTTACACCTATTGTTAAACAAATTTAATTCGCGTCGAATGATGTTTTGTCCTctgtaaaacataaaaacatgaCATTACACCGTAATGGTTGACATTTGTCTTccaaagaaataaaatgtttgaaatataaacggatgctctctctctctctctctctctctctctctctctctctctctctccccacgAAGAGATGAGAATATGTATCTATACTTATTATTTGTGAACGACTTTGTAGAGTAAACTTCTGCCAAGTTATTAAGTGCCTTCAATGCCATGCAAGTGGAACAAGAACTTCACTTGATAAGATGAGCTTTATGCTATCTAAGAACAAGCAATAGGAAACTGCTAAAATCTGAATTTTAGTGATATAAGCGTCTTATTTGGTTTGTTTTGTACTTAAATCTTACTTCCATTATTGGAGTCATGGCTCTCATACCTCCTTACTGATATaaatattagataaattttcagtCATTATATAAAACTTTTTGGCAAATCCATGTTCCAAAATTGTGTTGGAAAGCCCCTGCAGAATATTTAGCTAATCACGCAATTTTTTACGCTCAATGTTTACGACGCGTCCGCCGTAGAAATCACACAGCACAATAAATTACAAGGTTCACGTTACCATGGAGACAAGATATTTCTACGCCCAAATCATTTTTCCAGAAATAAATCGCATTATTCGTAGACGAGGTGGCTTTATATTAATGTTTCCCACCGGTGAACGAGTGCTGGGCGGTGTACGCACATGCATGTATGCCTAGGGGGATGTTTCTCCGCGTGTTTACATCAGTTTAGTGACTGCAAATGATGTAACCCTGGGTTGTAAGAATGGTTAACAGTCAAAGTCTATACCCAGCGATGTCATTGACCTGTGTTCTATTCACTTATTGGTATGGATAAAGAGACCACTTCCTctcaattgaaaacaattttttctaaCCTTCTTATAGCTTTATAAACATGAGATCGTGAATACAGGGAGTGTTGCGGGTTGTGAAGACAGGGGTGTGGGAACcatgtaaatatttacaaacagcTGACATTAAAAACGGAACGGTTAACCCCAATCCCTTTGGATTGAACACAAGGGAACAAACTTGTCGCCCACGTTGAACAAAACAAGGTAAAATTAATCCTTTCTGTGCTGTCGTTGAGAAGCTGGATACTGACATAATCTATGAATACATCACGTGGTCATCACATGAGAAGCCGGAAATTTCAGCGCATACTTCCcacattttgtttcatgtcgagactTGGAAATACATTGCACCGATATTATGATTGTCATGTACTAAACAGTATTGACTGATGTCCACTTTAACTACAGGTAATTGGAGCTTCTAGGTGATTCATACATGCAGTGGCCTTTTGAAATCCAGATGCCATGCTAAGTCCATGTAGACATCACAAGCATCCTTACACCTGTATTGCTCTCTTCAAAGAACTTGAATCACTAGTATGTGCGATGAATCCTTAAAACACCGAGCCAGAAACGTAAAGAAAGTTCACGCCCATCAAACTATCGGCTTTAGTGTACATTACATTATTGTGTTTCCCGTAAGATTGCCTACCAGATTATCGTCATTATTGTACGATGCCAGTTGACAACAAAACAGTCATCTTTTACTTTGAAATGGTAATGATGAAGATCATACATGCCACGGCGCTCCCAGCTGGCTCGTTTCAGTGTTGGTATTTCTAACTCTCGTCTACCGTGACATCTGTAACGTTACTGTGTGGGTCTACATAGTTGATGTACTGGGTTTGACCATAGACATAGGCTTCTACTGCCTGTGGTCTGACAACTCTTTATCATACATTTCATCGTGTATGTGGAGtctctatcaatcaatcaatcaatcaatcaatcaatcaatcaatcaatcaatcaatcgatcgatcaatcaatcaatcaatatatctatctatctatcgaccTACCtacttatctatctatccatctatctatctgcctGTCCGTCTGTCCCTCTATCTTGatacgtatgtatatatgtatttttgtgtatgtgtgtatgagtgtatgtatgcatgcatgcatgaatgaatgcatgcatgtatgtatgtatgtatgtatgtatgtatgtatgtatgtatgtatgtatgtatgtatgtatgtatgtatgtatgaatgtatgtatgtatgtatgtatgtatgtatgtatgtatgtatgtatgtatgtatgtatgtatgtatgtatgtatgtatgtatgtgtctgtgtgcGTCTGCTGATATCAAGGTGATGTCAGGAATTATAGGTGTATATTAGACAtgttgaaaattattattattcatgaacatATGTCTCTTTCTAAGACAATATTAACAACTGAATATATCTCTGACACACCCCTTAAAGGACAGGAATCTGCCTAGCCAACTTCTTCCAACATAAAACCGAAAACATAGGTGCTAAAAGGTTGAAGACTTACCAGATTGATGAGGATTTAGTGCTACATTTATACATGTCgaaatggttttttttattttttgaaatgattaaacACCTACGGTGTCATATAATTCATTGAATGTATGATCACTTGTCAATTAGTGAAAGAAGAATAGAACACTTCTACAGTAGTTCGTCATTCTCTCCTGTTTCGAAGATGTGatctaaatatttaaaattaattagGAGAAGTGTTAAAGATAACAaacaaaacttcagtttgtaAACTTTCAGTGCTATTTAGAAAATAGTCTCATCTATTATACAGGACACAGCGTTATGCAATGCAATTCTGTCAATTTAAAGTATGACGTCACGGCAAAGGAATGCCACAGGAATGCAATTTGTCAAACTTGTCAATTTTGTATACACATATAAAGCTTTCAAGCTGAAAGAATCGGCCTTGCTTTGTCTAGCAAATACTAAAATATTGTTATATATCTGTCTGCTTTTTCCTTTTGTGGAATTATTGGTGTTTCTACAAATGCATACAATGTCTTCTTAATCCTATAAAGCTGTCATATTTTTCAagcctttttatttttttgaatgaGCTAGAGGatttaaatgcaaataaaactcTACCTCGAGTATCTAACTATAGAACGCAAGTCAGGAGTGACGCAACCACTGCGATGTGAGGCAAAGTAAAGCGTTTTAATGTTTTGGATGAACACTCATAAGATTCTTGTTTCAACGTGAAAAGtgaaagagaaaaattaaatcttGAGTCACGTGAACATATCGAGAATCTAATAAGTAGACCCACTGTACCTCAGTAACACGAGGCGTTTCCAGTTATAGTAACGGGAACGATGCTGGACAAACAGTTTTCGTTCGATTCTGATTCTGTTTTTTTCTGCGGGTATTCCTTCTTTGGGACATAAAGGAGCTTTATAAGGTTTTGGTATTGAAGTACAATAGTAAAGTTTTACATGTACGATGGTACAATACAGAATATTACGGTACAAACATCATACACAGTCCCTCTGACCGCTGAAAGACTGTTGTTATTACAAATTGTCGCTCCGTAGTAATTGTTCTCCGTAGTAATGTATGTCGTATCACATGTGATTAGCTTAGTTGTGTTTGACAAGTAGCAAATACACAGCAAATGTTGGTTTTCTTTGTTACTAAGTTAATCACAAAGTTGTTGCCGTAACAAcatcatttctgtgaaatttaccAGGCCTAGAAAAAGAGAAGAAGTCTGTTGTTACACAGGCAGTTTCTCCACTGTCCATGTTTCTTGCAAGTTACCGATCGAACCGATATGGACTGTCTGAGGGCGCACTTCCCAGATGAAAAGTACACGAACGACTACCGGATGTATTATGTGTCTAGCATCCGATCGTATGTCATACTAATATGTCCTGTCTATTTTGATGGCTGTATCTTACTCGCTCAGCTCACAGTcgttggtgggctattcagctctgggactattcgccccatagacgagtgttaCGAAGCGAGAAACgaggtgtttctcgcttctgtacactcgtctatggtggaatagtcccagagctgaatagcccaccaacgACTGTGCTCAGCTGTACATTACTCAGTCTTTATCAACATACGAGTGACTGCGTTGTCTGTATTCGATGGGTTATCAAAGAGACACATACAATTGATTATCTCTCCGTTAAAACAAGAAAgttataagcttatatattgATGTTTACACTtcctcaaaacttttcaaagtcataaATAATGTGTGTACTTTTTGATTAATAATTCATAATAAGAATAACAAAATATATCCCGGGACCTTCAGGAACTTGTTTTCTGTTACAAAAAggggatttttaaaaatttaattccACTGTTTCGAATTCCTTGTACATTCTGAACCATTAGTTTATACAGTTCAAAAtactgcaaattttaaaatattggtaatgttttaaaatttgcagTATTTTTCTTGTTAACAAACGTCAGTAAGATCTTTAGGCATGATAATTGATCCCCCATAAAGACTGAACATTAGTTTcctaaaccacggtccctctatctaGAGGGACCGTGCCTAAACATTGCTATTCAAAACGTTCAGTCTAGGATGACGACTTTTGTGCATGGACTGTAGCACATGACAAGCTGCGCGCATTATATATGTATCATAATATGTGTGTGATATTAGAGTGGGTAAGCAGTTACAAAACACTATTGCTATCGAGGGACTCTATGAAGTACTAACTAAAATCTGTATGTCTATTTATTCTTCCTCCGTCTTTTGGCGATGTCAATGATTGATATGGAACTCGTTGAAAATTCGTAGTGGCTCTTCAGGGTTCAACTTCAAGGTCCTCACCAGATTTGTTAGTTTATCGGATCAATCGACCagtcagatataaccttccgagccagCTGCACATCGGTAGCATGTAAATGTAGCCTACagtgtatttttactgaatggTTTGTACCATGGACGTTACGTCCACGTTAATACGTACAACTCCAGTGTCTAAGGATCTGGTAATTGAAACATTCGGTTAAATTTAATTCACATAGGGACAACGATACAGAAACTGTGGGAATACAAATGACGTAAGTAGATGTATGATGTACTTTATTTCTATTTCAATCGCTGTTTGGCCCATATACCGAGAATAGATGAATATGACTACAGGCTGATAGCATTTGTGGACGGAAGCGAGACCGCTAAATGGTGAATCGGTATATGATTAACCTGCCACGGTACGGACGACGCATAAGTCAATAGTTGTCAACGGACAATGTCCTTACCATAAGACTGCAAGAGAACATAAATAACCTGTTGGCTGTTTGATTCGCTATAGTAAATCTTGAAATGCAGTCTTTTAACGATAAGTACAATTTACAGGTTTCCCTTTCGTATTTAGGATTAAGTTTTCTTTGCGTGAGTCCTTTCCCTAAACTTCCCAATGCTCTCTAGTCCTGTGACGTCACATACAGCCTCGTTCTTTTTCAATGTACTTTCTGTATCTCAACTACTATCTTTCTTCTCTATCAAATACCTCAACATTGTTTCTTTCTGTTTGTATTCAATACACAAATCGAAACACGTGCAAAAAGCTGAAGTAAGCGATACCGGGATGCTTGTCATCTATTTTTGACGTCACTGAGTTACAAAGTCAAGCAACGCTCACTGAACGCTGAAAAACATTTCTTCCCCTGATCATGCTGACGCTGCGCTGCTCAAATATTCGGATGACGTGTTTGTACGGCAAACGTGTAAACCCGATACGACCCGAGGCGGGCTGGAGAAACCGAGAccctcaggcatatgtacacacgtctatggggcgcatagtccgagagcggaatagatcaaaAGTGACTGAGGTACAACAGAAACTGTGTTAGAAAAGGAAAGAGTTGCAGGTAGTATTCGTCAGATTACAAAGATTCGGTGTGTTACCGCATTGTTAcaatttgttgcaatttcataGCAACGTAATTACCGATTGTAGGTATGGATGAGGCTTgattggattttcgcacttcaaaaactttcatttaggggagggagagggggttGAGGCCAAACACAATGAGTTTCGTTTACTGTGCACATGTTtcaattatccacggccccttatgCTGATGATTGGAAAATTGCTCTTTGCGCCCTCACAGTCCAACCCTCATTTGCCGGAAAGGAAAAGTCTTTAATCCTTTGCAATGACATTGTGTCAAGACAA contains the following coding sequences:
- the LOC139114932 gene encoding RING finger protein nhl-1-like, which gives rise to MAAAGFHFFDGIEDNFLECGICFDWYRDANILPCLHSFCGQCMDTVVDKDGKLYCPMCRRSHEKAERTQTYKGAANKPVLKSVRESERLPATGNFATGDIPRCAVCKDANPSNKCIDCTLRLCYACSCVHRNISASRSHILVDAENNLDNGSHSYSVQPPAHCTIHSKNELSLFCTSCDVCVCLECTTRDHKHPEHKCTSLKNAANDFAKDLAAMVDEIKSKEKEVNQRKHNIQEWSKSLVYCYHREGMKMEAHKKSTIEGITRKIEENSGHLFEELRREYERRRISLQAKVKELENAQSDLAEARVKAETLIKCEDMKQVMSARKDVTVQIKRLLETETKSEPIVSDYMQFEVYDDFCKAEQLGVIQTAEDGFSVARSRHSEVTRTQTIAPVTTAVTLQSNGRSHRRRKVRGKESKTLGLSTNATTAVDCPLSKSTLLTDAKSVPAKLNVAESLAPSAGTGTVSNKIRTELAIVVNSGTVTASDAANRAVSTSYSSPSGTTLTYATQSTSTVTVTQAEPYPAPKPEKARISKIERAPPKAAIEVCSVSVMHARPEHVILPLSPTFAELHVTSKPSETVVPLTEYVTPKAALAVAPQAVSYSGPENVTSLTIPIGMSATDSARIANSHAAPRKPTKSTSRTRVSANTVHGNVNIPELTDMKTESRTASLTATEQSAIKTSSGVTTQSITKMSTGTPNLTTPISTSENSVHTALLARTKHNSRWAAQEIQSVSARQPKERGKVSAIKLGVPEVNLHNFKPIKVQPGHSFELRHVPEYTRIGEEFCVTLTKQQQNQSEETYCGQVITAEMTSPTRDVQSVNVTRIEDDLFILSCHGDTEGEHTLSVRVHSKPIHVSPVNIKVIPRKGLLCKFGQTETGVGQLGWLRRGVALSRGRDILVCEPRHQRLQVFTLQGNQRRVVQVSGFARQCIPLFAAVSHKDGHCYITDGGNKQILVCDEDWKSIRCFGKGHLTDPRGIAVNPTKGKVYVVDHSSHRVKVFRLDGRFVSSFGNVGGGDGQLNHPWCVAVDSNTGNVYVSDSNNNRVSVFTEVGEFLYTFSFVKRKPGTQDFHTGIAVDRHGHVYVSNNTGNCVMKYDKIGNFVGRVDNEEDDVKHPLGVCVSDDEPFGKVIVVEEYTGCVKVFAQ